In a genomic window of Pseudoliparis swirei isolate HS2019 ecotype Mariana Trench chromosome 20, NWPU_hadal_v1, whole genome shotgun sequence:
- the c1qtnf5 gene encoding complement C1q tumor necrosis factor-related protein 5 has protein sequence MTSLLHPLLLFLLILLQVHLSNQSGDDLIPPSLCTGHPGTPGSSGAPGGPGLPGRDGRDGRDAAPGGAGPKGDAGNPGEAGIRGLVGDRGDPGAKGEGGKAGECAVAPKSAFSAKLSEGRALPLAVGEAVGFDEVTINEQGDYDAGTGRFTCKVPGLYYFAVHATVYRASLQFDLMKNAHAAASYFQFFGNWDKPAALSGGSLLHLAPGDQVWVQMALSEYSGFYSSAKTDSTFTGFLVYSDWKNSAVFA, from the exons ATGACCTCGCTGttgcaccccctcctcctcttcctcctcatcctcctccaagTCCATCTCTCCAACCAATCAGGAGACGACCTGATCCCTCCCAGTCTGTGCACGGGTCACCCCGGTACCCCGGGTTCTTCCGGCGCTCCCGGCGGTCCCGGTCTGCCCGGGAGAGACGGGAGGGACGGGAGGGATGCTGCACCGGGGGGGGCGGGACCGAAGGGCGACGCGGGAAACCCAG GCGAGGCGGGAATCCGAGGCCTCGTGGGCGACAGAGGTGACCCCGGAGCGAAGGGCGAGGGGGGGAAGGCGGGAGAGTGCGCGGTGGCGCCCAAATCGGCCTTCAGCGCCAAACTCTCCGAGGGCCGCGCTCTGCCCCTCGCCGTGGGCGAGGCGGTCGGCTTCGACGAGGTCACCATCAACGAGCAGGGCGACTACGACGCGGGGACGGGCCGCTTCACCTGCAAGGTGCCCGGGCTTTACTACTTCGCCGTGCACGCCACGGTGTACCGCGCCAGCCTCCAGTTCGACCTGATGAAGAACGCCCACGCCGCCGCCTCGTATTTCCAGTTCTTCGGCAACTGGGACAAACCGGCGGCGCTGTCGGGCGGCTCGCTGCTCCACCTGGCGCCCGGCGACCAGGTGTGGGTCCAGATGGCGCTGTCGGAGTACAGCGGGTTTTACTCCAGCGCCAAGACGGACAGCACCTTCACCGGCTTCCTGGTGTACTCGGACTGGAAGAACTCGGCTGTGTTTGCATGA
- the rnf26 gene encoding E3 ubiquitin-protein ligase RNF26, with translation MGLVNFVISTVGKCLDAVCLLLDVNFLIVHSVVRTLLAALTFITNLPALLLHSLVELGDLSAFCLMSAAEAATDAARGAVAALGVLALALEGLLESLKMVGYLSAHVLLRGKEHMCRGLLSLLEGCGIAVSLAVYFANTAVNFALIATQNAVAAAVAVWQTVSSPLQTALELTLTSATFLYSSLVGTSALLWSPCKLTLDFLASLVHVFLSVFVSNAYGLLLTAAIALTTTAYLNPRLAQRAAARLGGYADAFPAARRLRLAGRRVTWAARAAPRRLRGAARRLRRVVRRLCLLERGLWRKLSGLSGRLSSALRTQINGDAAAVAVDDGDPREERRDPPDGRAADGAHREPPDSVAPSSSADRPLKKQRAAAGESGERQPAENLLTLLKEQEERKKCVICQDRSKTVVLLPCRHLCLCKGCTVILLRQALYQQNCPLCRHMILNTMDVYL, from the coding sequence ATGGGTTTGGTGAACTTTGTAATCTCCACTGTAGGAAAATGCCTGGACGCCGTCTGCCTCCTGCTGGACGTGAATTTCCTCATCGTCCACAGCGTGGTGCGGACCCTCCTCGCGGCCCTCACCTTCATCACCAACCtgcccgccctcctcctccactcgctGGTGGAGCTGGGCGACTTGTCCGCGTTCTGCTTGATGTCCGCGGCGGAGGCGGCGACCGACGCGGCCCGCGGCGCCGTCGCCGCGCTGGGCGTCTTGGCGCTGGCCCTCGAGGGTCTCCTCGAGAGCCTGAAGATGGTGGGCTACCTGTCCGCGCACGTCCTGCTCCGCGGCAAGGAGCACATGTGCCGCGGCCTGCTGTCGCTGCTGGAGGGCTGCGGCATCGCCGTCAGCCTGGCGGTCTACTTCGCCAACACCGCGGTCAACTTCGCGCTCATCGCCACCCAGAacgcggtggcggcggcggtcgCCGTGTGGCAGACCGTCTCCAGCCCGCTGCAGACGGCGCTGGAGCTCACGCTGACCTCCGCCACCTTCCTGTACAGCAGCCTGGTCGGCACGTCGGCGCTCCTGTGGTCGCCGTGTAAGCTGACGCTGGACTTCCTGGCGTCGCTGGTCCACGTGTTCCTCAGCGTCTTCGTCTCCAACGCCTACGGCCTCCTGCTGACCGCCGCCATCGCGCTCACCACCACCGCCTACCTCAACCCGCGGCTGGCCCAGCGGGCCGCCGCGCGCCTCGGAGGTTACGCCGACGCGTTTCCCGCCGCGCGCCGACTTCGCCTGGCCGGCCGCCGCGTCACCTGGGCCGCGCGGGCGGCCCCGCGCCGCCTGCGCGGCGCCGCCCGCCGCCTGCGGAGAGTCGTCCGCCGCCTCTGCCTGCTGGAGCGGGGGCTCTGGCGGAAGCTGTCCGGACTGAGCGGCCGGCTGAGTTCGGCCCTGAGGACGCAGATCAACGGGGACGCCGCCGCCGTCGCCGTCGACGACGGCGACCCGCGGGAGGAGAGGCGGGACCCGCCGGACGGGAGAGCGGCGGACGGGGCGCACCGAGAGCCGCCGGACTCGGTCGCCCCGTCGTCGAGCGCGGACCGGCCGCTGAAGAAGCagcgggcggcggcgggcgaGAGCGGCGAACGGCAGCCGGCCGAGAACCTGCTGACTCTcctgaaggagcaggaggagaggaagaagtgcGTCATCTGCCAGGACCGCAGCAAGACGGTGGTGCTGCTgccgtgccgccacctgtgtctGTGCAAAGGCTGCACGGTCATCCTGCTGCGGCAGGCCCTGTACCAGCAGAACTGCCCGCTGTGTCGGCACATGATCCTCAACACGATGGACGTGTACCTGTGA